From the Euphorbia lathyris chromosome 6, ddEupLath1.1, whole genome shotgun sequence genome, one window contains:
- the LOC136232401 gene encoding ABC transporter B family member 19, translating to MAAENTDSIKSALPEAEKKKEQSLPFFQLFSFADKYDWMLMITGSIGAMIHGSSMPFFFLLFGEMVNGFGKNQTDLSKMTQEVAKYALYFVYLGLVVCVASYAEIACWMYSGERQVGALRKKYLEAVLKQDVGFFDTDARTGDIVFSVSTDTLLVQDAISEKVGNFIHYLSTFLAGLVVGFVSAWRLALLSVAVIPGIAFAGGLYAYTLTGLTSKSRESYAQAGIIAEQAIAQVRTVYSYVGETKALNSYSDAIQNTLKLGYKAGMAKGLGLGCTYGIACMSWALVFWYAGVFIRNGQSDGGKAFTAIFSAIVGGMSLGQSFSNLGAFSKGKAAGYKLMEIIKQKPTIIQDLSDGKCLPEVNGNIEFKNVTFSYPSRPDVMIFRDFSIFFPAGKTVAVVGSSGSGKSTVVSLIERFYDPSQGQVLLDNVDIKTLQLKWLRDQIGLVNQEPALFATTILENILYGKPDATMDEVEAATSAANAHSFITLLPKGYNTQVGERGVQLSGGQKQRIAIARAMLKNPKILLLDEATSALDAGSESIVQEALDRLMVGRTTVVVAHRLSTIRNVDTIAVIQQGQVVETGTHEELLAKGGSYASLIRFQEIVRNRDFANPSTRRTRSSRLSHSLSTKSLSLRSGSLRNLSYSYSTGADGRIEMVSNAETERKNPAPDGYFLRLLKLNAPEWPYSIMAVVGSVLSGFISPTFAIVMSNMIEVFYYRNPAAMERKTKEYVFIYIGAGLYAVVAYLIQHYFFSIMGENLTTRVRRMMLAAILRNEVGWFDEDEHNSSLVAARLATDAADVKSAVPERISVILQNMTSLLTSFIVAFIVEWKVSLLILATFPLLVLANFAQQLSLKGFAGDTAKAHAKTSMIAGEGVSNIRTVAAFNAQDKILSLFCHELRVPQLRSLRKSQTSGILFGLSQLALYGSEALILWYGAHLVSKGVSTFSKVIKVFVVLVVTANSVAETVSLAPEIIRGGEAVGSVFSILDRSTRIDPDDPEAESVESMRGEIELRHVDFAYPSRPDVPVFKDLSLRIRAGQSQALVGASGSGKSSVIALIERFYDPSAGKVMIDGKDIRRLNLKSLRLKIGLVQQEPALFASSIFDNIAYGKEGATEAEVIEAARSANVHGFVSALPDGYKTPVGERGVQLSGGQKQRIAIARAVLKDPTILLLDEATSALDAESECVLQEALERLMRGRTTVLVAHRLSTIRGVDSIGVVQDGRIVEQGSHSELVSRAEGAYSRLLQLQNHHI from the exons ATGGCAGCGGAGAACACAGACAGTATCAAATCAGCCTTACCAGAagcagagaagaagaaagaacaAAGCTTGCCATTTTTCCAGCTTTTCTCATTTGCTGATAAGTATGATTGGATGCTTATGATCACTGGTAGCATAGGAGCTATGATTCATGGCTCTTCAATGCCATTCTTCTTCTTGTTATTTGGGGAAATGGTTAATGGGTTTGGAAAGAACCAAACTGATTTGTCTAAAATGACCCAAGAAGTAGCTAAG TATGCTCTATACTTTGTGTATCTGGGGCTTGTAGTGTGCGTGGCATCATATGCAG AGATTGCATGCTGGATGTATAGTGGGGAAAGACAAGTGGGTGCACTCAGGAAGAAGTATCTTGAAGCTGTGTTGAAACAAGATGTTGGCTTCTTTGATACAGATGCTAGAACTGGTGATATTGTCTTCAGTGTCTCAACGGACACTCTTCTTGTCCAAGATGCCATTAGTGAAAAG GTGGGGAACTTTATACATTATCTATCAACGTTTCTAGCTGGGCTAGTGGTTGGTTTTGTGTCAGCATGGAGGTTAGCATTGCTGAGTGTGGCAGTCATACCGGGAATTGCTTTTGCCGGCGGCTTATATGCATATACTCTCACTGGCCTCACCTCCAAGAGCCGTGAATCCTATGCACAAGCGGGCATAATTGCCGAGCAG GCCATTGCTCAAGTTCGGACAGTTTACTCTTATGTTGGGGAGACCAAAGCCCTGAATTCGTATTCAGATGCAATACAGAACACTTTAAAGCTTGGATACAAAGCTGGAATGGCCAAAGGTTTAGGACTTGGATGTACCTATGGAATAGCATGTATGTCTTGGGCCCTTGTGTTCTGGTATGCCGGGGTTTTTATCAGGAATGGACAATCTGATGGAGGCAAGGCATTCACGGCGATCTTCTCTGCCATTGTGGGTGGCAT GAGTTTAGGACAGTCATTTTCGAACCTTGGGGCCTTTAGCAAAGGTAAAGCAGCTGGATACAAGTTGATGGAAATTATTAAGCAAAAGCCTACCATAATTCAAGATCTTTCTGATGGGAAATGCTTGCCTGAGGTTAATGGTAACATAGAATTCAAAAACGTCACTTTCAGCTATCCATCAAGGCCAGATGTAATGATATTCCGCGACTTTTCGATTTTCTTTCCTGCTGGAAAAACTGTTGCTGTTGTTGGCAGTAGTGGTTCCGGGAAAAGTACAGTTGTCTCTCTAATAGAGAGGTTTTATGATCCCAGTCAGG GGCAAGTTTTGCTGGATAATGTGGACATAAAGACCCTGCAATTAAAGTGGCTACGCGATCAGATTGGACTCGTCAACCAAGAACCTGCACTGTTTGCAACCACCATACTTGAGAATATACTATATGGAAAGCCTGATGCAACAATGGATGAAGTGGAAGCTGCTACTTCGGCTGCAAATGCTCATAGCTTTATTACTTTACTTCCTAAGGGGTACAATACTCAG GTGGGAGAGCGAGGAGTGCAACTCTCTGGCGGACAGAAACAAAGAATCGCAATTGCTAGAGCTATGTTGAAGAACCCGAAAATCCTCCTCCTTGATGAAGCAACTAGTGCCCTTGACGCAGGCTCTGAAAGCATCGTCCAAGAAGCATTAGACCGTCTCATGGTTGGAAGAACAACTGTAGTTGTTGCACATAGACTATCCACTATTAGAAATGTTGATACAATTGCTGTCATTCAACAAGGACAGGTTGTTGAGACAGGGACACATGAAGAGTTGCTTGCCAAAGGAGGATCATATGCTTCATTGATCCGATTCCAAGAAATAGTGCGAAATAGGGACTTTGCAAATCCATCAACTCGCCGAACACGTTCATCACGTCTAAGTCATTCACTTTCTACGAAATCACTAAGCCTACGCTCAGGCAGTTTACGAAACTTGAGCTATTCATACAGCACAGGTGCAGATGGCCGCATTGAGATGGTATCAAATGCCGAAACTGAACGGAAAAATCCAGCACCTGATGGCTATTTCTTGAGATTGCTGAAGCTAAATGCTCCGGAGTGGCCATATTCTATTATGGCTGTAGTAGGATCTGTACTTTCTGGTTTCATTAGTCCAACCTTTGCCATAGTGATGAGCAATATGATTGAGGTTTTCTACTATAGAAATCCTGCTGCCATGGAGAGGAAGACAAAGGAGTATGTGTTCATTTACATCGGTGCTGGCCTTTATGCCGTCGTGGCATATTTGATTCAGCATTATTTCTTCAGCATTATGGGAGAGAACCTCACAACAAGAGTGAGAAGAATGATGCTTGCAG CAATTCTGAGGAATGAAGTCGGATGGTTCGATGAAGATGAGCACAATTCGAGCCTGGTTGCAGCTCGATTAGCTACGGATGCAGCTGATGTAAAATCTGCAGTACCTGAGAGAATTTCAGTGATATTACAAAACATGACCTCTCTCCTCACTTCATTCATAGTTGCTTTCATTGTGGAATGGAAAGTGTCTCTTCTCATTTTGGCTACCTTCCCCCTTCTTGTCCTTGCTAACTTTGCTCAA CAACTCTCTCTCAAAGGGTTTGCTGGAGACACAGCCAAGGCTCATGCCAAGACTAGCATGATTGCTGGTGAGGGTGTGAGCAATATCCGGACAGTTGCAGCTTTTAATGCGCAGGATAAAATCCTCTCTTTGTTCTGCCACGAGCTTCGAGTTCCCCAGCTTCGTAGCCTACGCAAAAGTCAAACATCCGGCATTCTCTTTGGCCTTTCTCAGCTTGCACTCTATGGCTCTGAAGCTCTCATTCTCTGGTATGGGGCTCATCTAGTTAGCAAAGGGGTCTCCACATTCTCAAAAGTTATTAAGGTTTTCGTAGTCCTGGTCGTCACAGCTAATTCAGTTGCAGAAACTGTTAGCCTTGCTCCGGAGATTATAAGGGGTGGTGAGGCTGTTGGTTCCGTATTTTCTATATTAGACCGTTCCACTAGGATTGACCCTGATGATCCTGAGGCTGAATCGGTTGAATCAATGCGCGGGGAAATTGAGCTTAGACATGTTGACTTTGCATACCCTTCAAGACCTGATGTTCCAGTGTTTAAAGACTTGAGCCTTAGAATCCGAGCTGGCCAAAGCCAGGCCCTTGTTGGGGCTAGTGGGTCCGGAAAGAGTTCCGTGATTGCATTGATTGAGCGATTTTATGATCCAAGTGCCGGAAAGGTAATGATTGATGGGAAGGATATTCGAAGATTAAATTTGAAGTCCCTGAGGCTTAAAATTGGATTAGTGCAGCAAGAGCCAGCACTGTTCGCATCAAGCATTTTCGATAACATTGCCTACGGAAAAGAAGGTGCAACAGAAGCAGAAGTGATAGAAGCAGCTCGTTCAGCGAACGTACACGGTTTCGTGAGCGCATTGCCTGACGGATACAAAACACCAGTTGGCGAGAGAGGAGTTCAACTTTCGGGAGGACAGAAACAAAGAATAGCAATAGCAAGAGCAGTACTTAAAGACCCAACAATTCTATTGCTAGATGAAGCAACAAGTGCATTAGATGCAGAATCGGAATGCGTACTACAAGAAGCACTAGAGAGGCTAATGAGAGGGCGGACAACCGTGCTGGTAGCACATCGATTGTCGACCATCAGAGGAGTGGATAGCATCGGAGTTGTCCAAGATGGAAGGATAGTTGAACAAGGTAGCCATTCCGAATTAGTTAGCCGTGCGGAGGGGGCTTATTCAAGGCTCTTGCAGCTACAAAACCATCACATATGA